A genomic window from Brachyspira sp. SAP_772 includes:
- a CDS encoding DUF4836 domain-containing protein, which yields MKNIISIVVLMITLFSTSVIQAVETKYIPSTSQAVFSIKLNELSSKAEISLQKTLNKLFMQKFADNFTAYRDDEYVVEAMTNKLEQILDFSKPSKIVSFNSYQEVAVMIDVLDATELNRIMIKIASQEDKLISFSENYTYRYFYLDDTTLISWNDEVFTVEMKLDDVYWYNEELNKENNIINIANLIFDTTSPLTNEKFIELENQTNDFYAWVDLSLLSDETDEFTKFLFGRSYEGISKESYKDAILTTKVNFNVGNADIVIDTYSPNYPYDSSLLKKELADNIYTFVNGENNYGFLSLAFNSTELSKHLKTMFGEQFPFTEDFAQLEEYGVDVYKLVELLGGDIFISAWDTGNENEDPDLLISASITDENTIKILLDALADDVNNDIYTLAGNTCYVKDSILYISSNPTVIEKIVNNEIPNVKLSENQINLAKNNTLVFYLELNSNLDLYGIGDEYTENFESVYFTSNILEANHSQFVIRINTRDKEKNALSVIKYFVGGLE from the coding sequence ATGAAAAATATAATATCTATAGTTGTTTTAATGATAACTCTATTTTCAACTTCTGTAATACAAGCAGTAGAAACAAAATATATTCCAAGTACTTCTCAGGCTGTATTTTCTATAAAACTAAATGAATTATCGTCAAAAGCTGAAATTAGTTTACAAAAGACTCTTAATAAATTATTTATGCAAAAATTTGCTGATAATTTCACTGCATATAGAGATGATGAGTATGTAGTAGAAGCTATGACTAACAAATTAGAACAGATATTAGATTTTTCTAAACCTTCAAAAATAGTTTCATTTAATAGTTATCAAGAAGTAGCAGTAATGATTGATGTATTAGATGCAACTGAATTAAATAGAATAATGATAAAAATAGCAAGTCAGGAGGATAAATTAATATCTTTTAGTGAAAATTATACTTATAGATATTTTTATCTTGATGATACAACTTTAATATCTTGGAATGATGAAGTATTTACAGTAGAAATGAAATTAGATGATGTTTATTGGTATAATGAAGAGCTTAATAAAGAAAATAATATAATAAATATTGCTAATTTAATATTTGATACTACTTCTCCTCTTACAAATGAAAAATTTATAGAATTAGAAAATCAAACTAATGATTTTTATGCTTGGGTTGATTTATCTTTACTTTCTGATGAAACAGATGAGTTTACAAAGTTCTTATTTGGAAGAAGCTATGAAGGAATATCTAAAGAAAGCTATAAAGATGCTATATTAACAACTAAGGTTAACTTTAATGTTGGAAATGCTGATATAGTTATAGACACATATTCTCCAAATTATCCTTATGATAGTTCTTTACTTAAAAAAGAATTAGCAGATAATATATATACTTTTGTTAATGGTGAAAACAATTATGGATTTTTATCATTAGCTTTCAATAGCACTGAACTTTCTAAACATTTAAAAACTATGTTTGGAGAACAATTTCCATTTACTGAAGATTTTGCTCAGTTAGAAGAATATGGAGTTGATGTTTATAAACTTGTAGAACTTTTAGGCGGTGATATATTTATATCTGCTTGGGATACTGGTAATGAAAATGAAGATCCTGATTTATTAATTTCTGCTTCTATTACTGATGAAAACACAATAAAAATCTTACTTGATGCTTTGGCTGATGATGTTAATAATGATATCTATACACTCGCTGGTAATACTTGTTATGTTAAAGATTCTATACTTTATATATCTAGCAACCCTACTGTTATAGAAAAAATAGTAAATAATGAAATACCTAATGTTAAGCTAAGTGAAAATCAAATTAATTTAGCTAAAAATAATACTCTTGTATTTTATTTAGAGTTAAATTCTAATTTGGATCTATATGGTATTGGAGATGAATATACTGAAAACTTTGAATCTGTATATTTTACTTCAAATATATTAGAAGCTAATCATTCTCAATTTGTAATAAGAATAAATACAAGAGATAAAGAAAAAAATGCTTTAAGCGTTATTAAATATTTTGTTGGCGGATTAGAATAA
- the nadD gene encoding nicotinate (nicotinamide) nucleotide adenylyltransferase, with product MKIAILGGSFDPPHLGHLILADTILHELKCDKILFIPSKIPPHKNISGKVSDDDRINMLKLSIEDNNNFILDDYEIKNDCVSYTIKTLEYIYNNYNFEDKPILIIGADLVKDFDKWREPEKISNLSNIIALNRDDNSNLISENIEKYNIKTILAPRIDISSSLIRDRIKNNGSFMYFVKDKVYKYIKENNLYL from the coding sequence ATGAAAATTGCAATACTAGGCGGAAGTTTTGACCCTCCTCATTTGGGGCATTTAATATTAGCTGATACTATACTGCATGAACTTAAATGCGATAAAATATTATTCATTCCAAGTAAAATACCTCCGCATAAAAATATAAGCGGCAAAGTTTCTGATGATGATAGAATCAATATGCTAAAATTATCTATAGAAGATAATAACAACTTTATATTAGATGATTATGAGATAAAAAATGATTGTGTGTCTTATACAATAAAAACTTTGGAATATATTTATAATAATTATAATTTTGAAGATAAACCAATTCTTATAATAGGTGCTGATTTGGTAAAGGACTTTGATAAATGGAGAGAGCCTGAAAAAATTTCTAATTTATCTAATATTATAGCTCTTAATAGAGATGATAATAGCAATTTAATTAGCGAAAATATTGAAAAATATAATATAAAAACTATACTAGCACCAAGAATAGATATTTCATCAAGCCTAATTAGAGATAGAATAAAAAATAACGGCTCTTTTATGTATTTTGTGAAAGATAAAGTTTATAAATACATAAAAGAAAACAATTTATATTTATAG
- a CDS encoding glycosyltransferase family 9 protein, which yields MKILLIKQTSLGDVLHATPVIRALKKWKSDCTIDVVTDKRALGILENNPYINKLYVLDIYKYEKEIFASPSKFFSTIKEFFSHIKEVRKEHYDIAIDLQGLERSVIFLYLCHSKKKFAKGKWFGIKSNYYKDINAIVGLLSFLDYIGCPSDGTDLDYFLPSDIENVFNKKIESLNIKLDKDYIVFSPFSRWDTKDLSVKKSREIIEEIRKISKIQIVISATKDYNDKCIEIANGFENVLNTSSYFNLNELAYLIKESLGMITADSFPMHTGCAFKKQLIAIFGPTSELRVGPIAENSETIRVEGLECARCYKRKNCPNNHICIEDIDAKLVATRILKKIGYL from the coding sequence ATGAAAATACTTTTAATAAAACAAACTTCTCTTGGTGATGTACTTCATGCAACACCTGTTATTAGGGCGTTAAAGAAATGGAAAAGTGACTGTACTATTGATGTAGTAACAGATAAAAGAGCTTTGGGTATACTTGAAAATAATCCATATATCAATAAATTATATGTGCTTGATATATATAAATACGAAAAAGAAATATTTGCTTCGCCTTCTAAGTTTTTCTCTACAATTAAAGAGTTTTTTTCTCATATTAAAGAAGTGAGAAAAGAGCACTATGATATAGCAATAGATTTACAAGGTCTTGAGAGGAGCGTTATATTTCTTTATTTGTGCCATTCAAAAAAGAAGTTTGCTAAAGGAAAATGGTTTGGAATTAAAAGCAATTATTATAAAGATATTAATGCTATAGTTGGACTTCTTTCTTTTTTGGATTATATTGGCTGCCCAAGTGATGGTACTGATTTAGACTATTTTTTGCCAAGCGATATAGAAAATGTTTTTAATAAAAAAATAGAAAGTTTAAATATCAAATTAGATAAAGATTATATTGTGTTTTCTCCTTTTTCAAGATGGGATACTAAAGATTTATCTGTAAAAAAATCTAGAGAGATAATTGAAGAGATAAGAAAGATAAGTAAAATACAAATAGTAATATCAGCAACAAAGGACTATAATGACAAATGTATTGAAATAGCTAATGGTTTTGAAAATGTATTAAACACATCAAGTTATTTTAATTTAAATGAGTTAGCTTATTTAATAAAAGAGTCATTGGGAATGATTACAGCTGATTCTTTTCCAATGCATACAGGCTGTGCTTTTAAAAAACAGCTTATAGCTATATTTGGCCCAACTAGTGAATTGAGAGTAGGACCTATAGCAGAAAACTCTGAAACCATTAGAGTAGAAGGTTTAGAATGTGCAAGATGCTATAAAAGAAAAAACTGCCCAAATAATCACATATGTATAGAAGATATAGATGCAAAATTAGTAGCAACTAGAATACTGAAAAAGATAGGATATTTATAA
- a CDS encoding tol-pal system YbgF family protein, whose product MKKIAIAFLILIFTCINIFSQNAAPNDERNIDREFYNAEKLFFQKKYNFAREAFLLYLKRRPLSTNDMLYYYIGACYFQDKQYENAINYYKLAFDINDSYSFCNNIANSYYQLKNYEEALIWYNRAIERLYSPYNAKLNYEVLTNYTVSQNVVTNTIFILDNSSSKNNITNLSLSNDVISNDTLLGTNNIITNTILSNNIIASNTISTNNANNFTNTTDTISDAINNLNQSNENIKNLINNTFTKLPLFTNVVVTNTFTNEYEYTNTTVIFEVNTNFMLEVVDPTVSETSLPPNLEATNENATNSNSPILATNSTATGSTYVITEENPYIVTNIMIMTNIIDTNGNSVSIKTNVASVDLYNTWGLYYSAYLNMGHTYLTLGDITNAAISYEIFLTNVGSDYYQKESLEKVISLIRSNDTSIKFMPFTNNYRVTTNNDGSITTENVFPNFDYERETIYPNGVRIVYENGKIEKTKIYSNNYEVSDTIYPYGKREIEIVSENGDKRVETYMIDNSKSINTKTSSGDIYEYTLYPDGSFINRKTLENNKAFVVERSDGSITTNYKDENGAFFYSRSLDGTEVKRTEDIEGNITTETRRVDGALIVKTENPDGSYTVVANYVDGSIGTTTVDTNGMSNLKIVYPDGRVEERSSQGAGAGTFSYNVKADDGSIITKTYNEDGSFTVVTKKVDGTVITDTVGTDTISEIKMPNGTTIKRIIRQDGSKETTTLNKDSSSITEVVAADSSSVTTTIKPNGSSIVVVKDIYGNTETTTTEADGSTSTTKTTTDGKTTINEVRANGVTIDIENDGRNKTTIAKDAEGYVLEMKQYRNEDPEIILVDALGEAVDIETARTIIRNMDLNIKAEDIDNLKVVQEEVENVATEDNTTVDENEEENITEQNTQNTENTTIEETTTQETDSTQNIEANTVENNNAENADNNIGNNTQTTENNTQQQ is encoded by the coding sequence ATGAAAAAAATAGCTATAGCATTTTTAATATTGATTTTTACCTGCATAAACATATTTTCTCAGAATGCTGCTCCTAATGATGAAAGAAATATAGATAGAGAATTCTATAATGCAGAAAAACTTTTCTTTCAAAAAAAATATAATTTTGCAAGAGAAGCTTTTTTACTTTATCTTAAAAGAAGACCTCTATCAACAAATGATATGCTTTATTATTATATAGGGGCTTGCTATTTCCAAGATAAGCAATACGAAAATGCTATAAATTATTATAAATTAGCTTTTGATATTAATGATTCTTATTCTTTTTGTAATAATATAGCCAATTCTTATTATCAATTAAAAAATTATGAGGAAGCTTTAATTTGGTATAATAGAGCAATAGAGAGACTTTATTCTCCGTATAATGCAAAATTAAATTATGAAGTATTAACCAATTACACAGTATCACAAAATGTTGTAACTAATACTATTTTTATTCTTGATAACAGTAGTAGTAAAAATAACATTACTAATTTATCATTGTCAAACGATGTTATATCAAATGATACTTTATTAGGCACAAACAATATTATAACTAATACTATATTATCTAATAATATTATAGCATCTAATACTATCTCTACAAATAATGCAAATAATTTTACTAACACAACAGACACTATATCTGATGCTATAAACAATCTAAATCAATCAAATGAAAACATAAAAAATCTTATAAACAATACATTTACAAAACTTCCATTATTTACAAATGTTGTTGTAACTAATACATTTACTAATGAATATGAATACACAAACACAACTGTAATTTTTGAAGTTAATACTAATTTTATGTTGGAAGTGGTAGACCCAACAGTATCAGAAACTAGTCTCCCTCCAAACTTAGAAGCTACTAATGAAAATGCTACAAACTCTAACTCCCCTATTCTTGCAACCAATTCAACTGCTACAGGTTCTACTTATGTGATAACAGAGGAAAATCCTTATATAGTAACAAATATAATGATAATGACAAATATAATAGACACTAACGGAAATAGTGTTTCAATAAAAACTAATGTTGCTTCTGTTGATTTATATAATACTTGGGGACTATATTATAGTGCTTATCTTAATATGGGACATACTTATTTAACTTTAGGCGACATCACTAATGCAGCAATATCTTATGAAATATTTTTAACTAATGTGGGAAGTGATTATTATCAAAAAGAATCTTTAGAGAAAGTAATATCTCTTATAAGAAGCAATGATACATCTATAAAGTTTATGCCTTTTACAAACAATTACAGAGTAACAACAAACAATGACGGAAGTATTACTACAGAAAATGTATTTCCAAATTTTGACTATGAGAGAGAGACAATATATCCTAATGGGGTTAGAATAGTTTATGAGAATGGAAAGATAGAAAAAACAAAAATATATTCTAATAATTATGAAGTATCTGACACTATATATCCTTATGGAAAAAGAGAAATAGAGATAGTGTCTGAAAATGGAGATAAAAGAGTAGAAACTTATATGATAGATAATTCAAAATCTATTAACACTAAAACATCTTCAGGTGACATATATGAATATACCCTATATCCAGACGGCTCTTTTATAAATAGAAAAACTTTAGAAAATAATAAAGCATTTGTAGTAGAAAGGTCAGACGGCTCTATTACCACAAATTATAAAGATGAAAATGGAGCATTTTTCTACAGCAGAAGCTTAGACGGTACAGAAGTAAAAAGAACAGAAGACATTGAAGGAAATATTACTACAGAGACAAGAAGAGTTGATGGAGCTTTAATAGTAAAAACAGAAAATCCAGACGGAAGCTACACAGTTGTTGCTAACTATGTTGACGGAAGCATAGGCACTACTACAGTTGATACAAATGGAATGAGTAATTTAAAAATAGTTTATCCAGATGGAAGAGTTGAAGAGAGAAGTTCACAAGGAGCAGGAGCTGGTACTTTCTCTTATAATGTAAAAGCTGATGACGGAAGCATTATAACAAAAACATATAATGAAGACGGTTCTTTTACAGTGGTAACTAAAAAAGTTGATGGAACTGTAATTACTGATACTGTGGGCACTGACACTATAAGCGAAATAAAAATGCCAAACGGCACTACAATAAAAAGAATAATAAGACAAGACGGTTCAAAAGAAACAACTACGCTTAATAAAGATTCAAGCAGTATAACAGAAGTTGTAGCGGCAGATTCCAGCAGTGTAACAACAACAATAAAACCAAATGGAAGCAGCATAGTTGTTGTAAAAGATATTTATGGAAATACAGAAACTACAACTACAGAGGCAGATGGAAGTACATCTACTACAAAAACTACAACAGACGGAAAAACTACAATTAATGAAGTAAGAGCAAATGGCGTTACAATAGATATAGAAAATGACGGAAGAAATAAAACAACAATAGCAAAAGATGCAGAAGGTTATGTGTTGGAAATGAAGCAGTATAGAAATGAAGACCCAGAGATTATATTAGTTGATGCTTTAGGAGAGGCTGTTGATATAGAAACTGCAAGAACAATAATAAGAAATATGGATTTAAATATTAAGGCAGAAGATATAGACAATTTAAAAGTTGTTCAAGAGGAAGTTGAAAATGTTGCAACAGAAGATAATACTACAGTAGATGAAAATGAAGAAGAAAATATTACTGAACAGAATACACAAAATACAGAAAACACAACTATAGAGGAAACTACTACACAAGAAACAGACTCTACTCAAAACATAGAAGCTAATACAGTTGAAAATAATAATGCAGAAAATGCTGATAATAATATAGGAAATAACACACAAACAACAGAAAACAATACTCAACAACAGTAA
- a CDS encoding ABC transporter substrate-binding protein, with the protein MKKTFALLFFLMSFSLYSFEMSLLNGPTAIGAIKMINDYKKINISIINSPNNILASIIKGEVDIAAVPANMASIIYNRGLDYKAVAVVSETKMFIVSSDKNIKSIDDLKNKTIYCGLKLSTPDLMLQYLIKNENIKGVNINYSLGNLDLSKALASKNVDIAILPEPFLSSALLENKGINIVVDISKYVPPYPVAVLIAKKSFIENNNDLLKEILNEYKKSTEYILNNKEKIESLIKQTSILINAKAVVYGIDRMGITFYNDNNMKIELNNYYNFIYNFDKKLIGNKIPKDDFYYIF; encoded by the coding sequence ATGAAAAAAACATTTGCTCTTTTATTTTTTTTAATGTCTTTTAGTTTGTATTCTTTTGAAATGAGTTTATTAAATGGCCCTACTGCAATAGGGGCAATAAAAATGATTAATGATTATAAAAAAATAAATATAAGCATTATAAACTCCCCTAACAATATATTAGCTTCTATCATAAAAGGTGAAGTGGATATTGCTGCTGTTCCTGCAAATATGGCTTCTATAATCTATAACAGAGGCTTAGATTATAAAGCGGTGGCTGTTGTATCTGAAACAAAAATGTTTATAGTATCTAGTGATAAAAACATAAAAAGCATAGACGATTTAAAAAACAAAACTATTTACTGCGGATTAAAATTATCTACTCCAGATTTAATGCTTCAATATTTAATAAAAAATGAAAATATAAAAGGAGTAAATATCAATTATTCTCTAGGTAATTTAGATTTATCAAAAGCATTAGCTTCTAAAAATGTTGATATTGCCATACTTCCAGAGCCTTTTTTATCTTCTGCATTATTAGAGAATAAAGGCATCAATATAGTAGTTGATATTTCAAAATATGTTCCACCATACCCTGTTGCTGTGCTTATTGCCAAAAAAAGCTTTATAGAAAATAACAATGATTTATTAAAAGAAATATTAAATGAATATAAAAAATCTACTGAATATATTTTAAATAACAAAGAAAAAATCGAATCTTTAATTAAGCAAACTTCAATATTGATTAATGCTAAGGCTGTTGTTTATGGTATAGATAGGATGGGGATTACTTTTTATAATGATAATAACATGAAAATAGAATTAAATAATTATTATAATTTTATATACAATTTTGATAAAAAACTTATAGGAAATAAGATTCCAAAAGATGATTTTTATTATATTTTTTAA
- a CDS encoding flavodoxin, whose protein sequence is MKRITKVFALLSLFIISCNSNINDRKITKSALLNEHNASVVNTEFNGSKTIIVYYSWNGTTEIVANKIKKITEADIYKITTKIPYPNEYDDMVAQVEEDIDNDKLPELNGSVDLSRYDNIIIGYPIWIGDMALPMKSFLSKNDLSGKNIAPFILSGGSRVYKSISYIKETCPESKVLNYISIKRKDVSDLDSKINNWLKKIKVDISK, encoded by the coding sequence ATGAAAAGAATAACTAAAGTTTTTGCATTATTGTCGTTGTTTATAATATCATGCAATTCAAATATTAACGATAGGAAAATAACTAAATCTGCTTTATTAAATGAACATAATGCATCTGTTGTAAATACAGAGTTTAATGGAAGTAAAACAATTATAGTATATTATTCATGGAATGGAACTACAGAAATAGTAGCTAATAAGATTAAAAAAATTACTGAGGCGGATATATATAAAATTACAACAAAAATACCATATCCAAATGAATATGATGACATGGTAGCTCAAGTAGAAGAGGATATAGATAATGATAAACTTCCAGAATTGAATGGTAGTGTTGATTTATCTAGATATGATAATATTATTATAGGATATCCAATATGGATAGGGGATATGGCTTTGCCTATGAAAAGTTTTTTATCAAAAAATGATTTGAGTGGTAAAAATATAGCCCCATTTATTTTGAGTGGCGGTTCAAGAGTATATAAAAGTATTTCTTATATAAAAGAAACATGCCCTGAAAGCAAAGTATTAAATTATATATCTATAAAGAGAAAAGATGTATCTGATTTAGATTCAAAAATTAATAATTGGCTAAAAAAAATAAAAGTAGATATATCTAAATAG
- a CDS encoding carbon starvation protein A, with protein MNAFLLLIIGIIAFFVAYVTYGSYLAKKWGVDPSRQTPAHTLKDGRDYVPTDAKVLLGHHFSSIAGAGPITGPIIATMFGWLPVYLWIIFGCIFFGGVHDYGSLIASLRHEGKSIGEVIRHNVGQKGKIMFTLYAFITICLVVAAFLDITASTFAVNVDTYRESAAAGTASMLFIALALLFGFLVYRRGVNVAVSTIIGVVLLAAIIFISDKFPFLALEKTPWQVILTIYIILASLMPVWILLQPRDYLSSFLLYAMIIGGVLGLVLMRPTLTAPVFTSFTPSEGNYLFPILFITVACGAISGFHSLVSSGTSSKQLNSEKDAKLVGYGAMLIEGVVAIVALMSVAAIESTGTPAARFALGVATFMTSFGVPLGIGQTFVTLAFASFALTSLDSATRIGRYLIQELGEYTAADGKVHKTILTNPYIATAITVLISLGFTLYGYTRIWPIFGSANQLLAGLSLLAVAAWIKNRQGRTSWENVIPLVFMFAVTLSALCLVVYTNFKKATFDGYVLACIAVVMIILAVIELFITGQWARKLPKEGAVNPNDPIKNK; from the coding sequence ATGAATGCTTTTCTATTATTAATCATTGGGATAATAGCCTTTTTTGTAGCTTATGTAACCTATGGTTCATATTTAGCTAAAAAATGGGGTGTTGATCCTTCAAGACAAACGCCTGCACATACTTTAAAAGATGGCAGAGATTATGTACCTACTGATGCTAAAGTATTATTAGGTCACCACTTCTCGTCTATAGCTGGTGCTGGTCCTATTACAGGTCCAATTATTGCTACTATGTTTGGTTGGCTTCCTGTATATTTATGGATTATATTCGGTTGTATATTCTTTGGCGGTGTGCATGATTATGGTTCTCTAATAGCTTCTCTAAGACATGAAGGTAAATCTATTGGTGAAGTTATTAGACATAATGTTGGTCAAAAAGGTAAAATAATGTTTACTCTTTATGCATTCATTACTATTTGTTTGGTAGTGGCTGCATTCTTGGACATTACTGCTAGCACATTTGCTGTAAATGTTGACACTTACAGAGAATCTGCTGCTGCTGGTACTGCTAGTATGTTATTTATCGCTTTGGCTTTATTATTTGGTTTCTTAGTATACAGAAGAGGAGTTAATGTTGCTGTTTCTACAATAATAGGTGTTGTATTATTAGCTGCTATTATATTTATTTCTGACAAATTCCCATTCCTTGCTTTAGAAAAAACTCCTTGGCAAGTTATATTAACTATATACATCATATTAGCTTCTTTAATGCCTGTTTGGATATTATTACAGCCTAGAGACTATTTATCTTCTTTCTTACTTTACGCTATGATTATAGGCGGTGTATTAGGTTTAGTTTTAATGCGTCCTACTTTGACTGCTCCTGTATTTACAAGCTTTACTCCTAGTGAAGGTAACTATTTATTCCCTATTCTATTTATTACAGTAGCTTGCGGTGCTATATCTGGTTTCCACTCACTTGTAAGTTCTGGTACTAGCTCTAAACAGCTTAACAGTGAAAAAGATGCTAAATTAGTAGGTTATGGTGCTATGCTTATAGAAGGTGTAGTTGCTATAGTTGCTTTAATGAGTGTTGCCGCTATAGAAAGTACTGGTACTCCTGCTGCTAGATTTGCTTTAGGTGTTGCTACTTTCATGACTTCTTTTGGTGTACCTCTTGGTATAGGTCAAACTTTTGTTACTTTGGCTTTTGCTTCTTTTGCTCTTACTTCTTTAGACAGTGCTACTCGTATTGGAAGATATTTGATACAAGAATTAGGTGAATATACTGCTGCTGATGGTAAAGTACACAAAACTATACTTACTAATCCTTATATTGCTACTGCTATTACAGTTCTTATATCTTTAGGATTTACTCTTTATGGTTATACTAGAATATGGCCTATATTCGGTAGTGCTAACCAATTATTAGCTGGTTTATCATTGCTTGCTGTTGCTGCTTGGATAAAAAATCGTCAAGGCAGAACTTCTTGGGAAAATGTTATACCTTTAGTATTCATGTTTGCTGTTACACTTTCTGCTTTATGTTTAGTTGTTTATACAAACTTCAAAAAAGCTACTTTCGACGGTTATGTATTAGCTTGTATTGCTGTTGTAATGATTATATTAGCTGTTATAGAATTATTCATCACTGGTCAGTGGGCTAGAAAATTACCTAAAGAGGGTGCTGTTAATCCTAATGACCCTATTAAAAACAAATAA
- a CDS encoding SIS domain-containing protein → MANLIERFKELELIKSNIDLAIESIINCYKNGNKVLIAGNGGSACDSEHIAGELLKSFVKKRPIKEEIRKELLSMEEGEYIADNLEAPLRAIALTSHMGLSTAYLNDRDPYLIFAQQILAFGDKGDVFIAISTSGNAKNIIHASKVAKAMGIKIISFTNNNGGKLAEMADIAIKAPAKETYIAQEYHEAIYHEICIRVEEYFFKEDR, encoded by the coding sequence ATGGCTAATTTAATTGAGAGGTTTAAAGAATTAGAACTTATAAAAAGCAATATAGATTTGGCAATAGAGTCTATAATTAATTGTTATAAAAATGGAAATAAAGTTTTAATAGCTGGGAACGGAGGAAGTGCTTGTGACAGTGAGCATATTGCGGGTGAATTATTAAAAAGTTTTGTAAAAAAAAGACCAATAAAAGAAGAGATTAGAAAAGAGCTTTTATCTATGGAAGAGGGGGAATATATTGCTGATAATTTAGAAGCTCCTCTTAGGGCGATTGCTTTAACATCGCATATGGGGCTTTCTACTGCCTATTTAAACGATAGAGACCCTTATTTAATATTTGCTCAGCAGATATTAGCTTTTGGTGACAAGGGGGATGTTTTTATCGCTATAAGTACATCAGGTAACGCTAAAAATATTATACATGCCTCTAAAGTTGCTAAGGCTATGGGGATAAAAATAATATCTTTTACAAATAATAATGGCGGTAAACTTGCAGAGATGGCAGATATTGCTATAAAGGCTCCTGCAAAAGAAACATATATTGCTCAGGAATATCATGAAGCTATTTATCATGAAATTTGTATAAGAGTAGAAGAATATTTCTTTAAAGAAGATAGGTAA
- a CDS encoding alpha/beta fold hydrolase codes for MKMENRVLISDDGHRMYTYIFTPDTKPKAIVQIVHGLGEHAGRYKELGTKLAENGFLVCADDHRGFGRSTISKDGIGHISDKKGADLIISDMKHLMVTVKADYPNIPYFMLGHSMGSFLTRGFLIKYHRDLNGAIIMGTKGKPTKIESIGKLIANVQKSIFGGRKRAKLLDKLSVGGYGKKYFPKDKSHLAWLTSDKEEINKVLEDEYFANKPASIETYIQLFNLIDKISDKDNYSNMSKDFPILLISGDKDPVGDMGKGVKWVYEMYKSLGLNDVNISLYKDGRHEILNDVQRYDVMNEIVEWLNAHIKN; via the coding sequence ATGAAAATGGAAAATAGAGTATTAATATCTGATGACGGACATAGAATGTATACTTATATTTTTACTCCAGATACTAAGCCCAAAGCAATAGTACAAATAGTTCATGGACTTGGCGAGCATGCTGGAAGATATAAGGAGTTGGGTACTAAATTAGCAGAGAATGGCTTTTTAGTATGTGCTGATGATCATAGAGGGTTTGGAAGAAGTACAATTAGTAAAGATGGTATAGGACATATTTCTGATAAAAAAGGAGCTGATTTAATAATAAGTGATATGAAGCATCTAATGGTTACAGTGAAAGCTGACTATCCTAATATCCCATATTTTATGCTAGGGCATAGTATGGGTTCTTTTTTAACAAGGGGATTCTTAATAAAATATCATAGAGATTTGAATGGTGCTATTATAATGGGTACTAAGGGGAAACCTACTAAAATAGAAAGTATTGGCAAATTAATAGCAAATGTTCAAAAGTCAATTTTTGGAGGAAGGAAAAGAGCTAAATTATTAGATAAATTATCTGTTGGAGGATATGGAAAAAAATATTTTCCTAAAGATAAATCACATTTAGCTTGGCTTACTTCAGATAAAGAAGAGATTAATAAAGTATTAGAAGATGAATATTTTGCTAATAAGCCTGCTAGTATAGAGACTTATATACAATTATTTAATTTGATAGATAAGATTTCAGATAAAGATAATTATTCTAATATGAGTAAGGATTTTCCTATACTTTTAATATCTGGAGATAAAGACCCTGTTGGAGATATGGGAAAGGGTGTAAAATGGGTATATGAAATGTATAAGTCTTTGGGGCTTAATGATGTTAATATAAGTTTATATAAAGACGGAAGACATGAAATATTAAACGATGTGCAAAGGTATGATGTAATGAATGAAATAGTTGAGTGGCTTAATGCTCATATTAAAAATTAA